The DNA segment TTCTCCTTCTCGAAATCGGTGGGCTTCCGGTCCCTCTGCTCGTCCGTCCACTCCCCCTCTCCCTTGCCCCACTCCCCCACCTTCTCCCCTATCACGTCCACTTCCGCTTCGGCGCGTTCCTTCTCCACCTGAGGATGCGTCGTCAATGATATGCTAGAAGATAagttcaaaaacaaaacattgtcGTAAGAAGATTATAGCATACCTGCGTGTCGTGTTTCGCGAATTTGTCGAACATGTTGGCGTACATCTGCTTCTCGCGCTGCTTCTGCTTCTGCAAGGTGTTTCGGCAGAGCAGCACTTGCTTGGCTGCCGCCTGACAAATGAACGGTCTGTAGCGTTACGATACTCCGTCAGGACAGATTACAAACTAGGAGTTCGACTATCACCTTATTTTCCGGCTCCATCTCGACGATCGCTCGGAAGTCTTCCATCGCCCGCTCCGCCTCTCCGATGCCCAACAGAGCCTGTCCGCGTCTAAAGAGACCCTTCACATTCTTTCCGTCCAATTTCAGGGCCTTAGTCGCGTGATCCTTGGCCTCGTAGTGATGCGGAGGAGACGCCTTCAGGTGGACCAAGGCCAGGTTCAGATGCGCCGATATGAGTAGTTCTTTCGCTTGAGATTTGTTTTCCTCCGATTCGGACGTGTCTTCCGGCATATCTGGGAATTTAATTTCGAATTGAAAATTTGACCGACTTTGAGGTCGTCTTCCTTCGCAGAGAGCCGACAGGTACGTCTCCGCCCCGAAGGACTCCACGCACAAAATTAAATCTGAGAttgtataaatacatttctaacAAGTGGATATTTTTGATTCCCCGGTTTACCTTCTACGAGTGACACCACCTTCTTATACTTCTTAATGGCCAACAGATACTTATTTCCTTTAAAGTAGTCTGTCCCCTTTTCCTTCACAAGCTTGGCCTGCTCCAACTTCTCGTCGCCGTCCATAGACCAGGACTCTTTGGCCTTTTCAAAGCTGAGTAATTTCACCAAGTATTCCACGGGTGTGTTTGGTGGCACACCCAACTCTTTATTTCCTTCCGATTTGAAGGCATACTTTGGTTGTATTATCAAGCGTGATTTCTCATCTTTGAGGAACTTTTCAAGTGCCCGTTCGATCCCCTCGCACACATTGTGTTCTGTCCCTTCACCTAGTGTAAATGTAACGGTACGAGTATCGAAAACTTTATCACCATACTTTCCCTCGAGTTCCACTGAAatgaattaatgttttatagagTTAAAATTATGCACTACAGGCATTATATCATTAAAGAGATTTTTAGAGAAATTGATACACCAAAAAAACTACATAATTGTGGTTATTTTACTACCATAATGTACCTGTTACTTGGGATCCATCATTGGGATAATCTGAGCCAGAACCCTGCTCTATAATGTGCCGGAGAATACCTTTGTTCTTGGCGGGACTTAAGTCTTCTGCCTTCCAATTTATCATCTCAATCTGTTACAATCATAGAAATTGGATGTGATTTATTTCATgatataatatcatatataaagTAAGAAACTTTGGCTTGACACATGAAAGAAGCTGctgattgaaatataaattgattttctttcaataaatatttcaattgcaAATGTACCTCAAACTGCAGAGTCGAATTTGGTGGTATTTTTGGTGGACTTCCTTGGGCACCATAGGCATATTCGGGGGCACATGTCAAAACACAGACTTCACCCTTTTTCATAGTGGCTACACCAATGTCCCATGCTTTTATAACAGTGCCtagaaattaaacattttagattttataaaaatagattgtGTAGAGGTAAGTAAGGGTGTGGTAAATGTGccaattgtatttaattctttaataatttttgattgatgacataattataaagatggttttataaaataaacataaacatcTGTCTACTAACAACTGTAGTTACAATATGCACATGCATGTCtgaatgttgttttaaattaatgtgatATAGCTAAGTTATGAccattattacaatttaatataatacaaaatatgtgttcccacagtttataaatatatgataaaagaTAGTGGTTAAACATTAGTGATAACACCATATAGATATACTTGTTTATTCTGGTTCAAATTCGGAGATGTAACATGGATTTCTTTATAGGCATAGCCAGTATAGGAATTTTTAGTATATACAcactaaaatgtatattacacATACTACTCCTGTCACAATCCTTCCAATAAGacttaaaatgtatgtgtatCTATCATAACGTTggtatataagtttatttgaGATCAGTTAGGTTATAGGTTTTTGAAGATGATCAAACTCCAAATATATTCCTTTAAGTAGGTACATCaagaataactttttaaaacactAATTAATTTGCTGCCAGTTATCAAATCATGTTAAAAAATTTTGAGACCATGACTTTAGCACCACAGATAGATTTGGATTATTACTCTCTTTATAAAGGTCATAACTGATAATTTACACAGagacttataataaaattattagtaaaataagaTTGAATAAGTAAATTGATTATTGTTACCAATAGTTTTCCAAAAATAACACTGGAATTTAAgtcaaatttattagaaattaatcGCAATTTTCTTAGCAAGTGCAAtaccatgtaatttttattttgacaattaattgactttacatattttacatagGTTAGTAATATAGAAGGTTAGCGGACATGCTAGTactgttacatttatttaccttTTCCTAGGTTGAATTCAAAAGGTTCGTTGCGGTCTTTACTCGAATCGAATTTAGAACCATCCAATAAAGTACCAGTATAATGTACGGTGACCTGGCATCCAGCACCTGGCGTATCAGTTCCCTCGCCCTctttaataattctttttaaaactCCACGATCGCCGGCTTTAGTTATATCGATTCCTTCATCAACAGTCATGATTGCTGTttgctaaaatattatattatttcttccTATTGAAAATTATACCTGGAAATCTAAAGCTCTGAAGCACGTgtcgttaataattataattaatagagtcaaataaaattttattcaatgcGCAATGCGCGTAAGAGTAGAGAACATTAGCATaagcataaataataaatatttctggaAAACTCTAGCGACAACTGACATTTACGATTTGCGATCCTTCACTTGATGTATATATGTCATTAGTCATATGACATAGAACAGAACACAAATACCGTGTGGTTCTCTCGTACCAACTGCCAACTGCTAACAATggtattaagttaaaaaaggGGTAAACCTCGAAAGATAATAAGCTGTAAATTGGTATACAACTTTGTTTTGTCGTTCTAAATGTTGTCTCAAAAGCCACAAGTGCGAGCGAAATGGTCATAGGGTAGGACAAGTATTTCCAggtatataagttttaaaaaattgaggTGAAACCTCTAATATGACTGGgctaaaactataaatataaaacgttaTACCAAGAATAGGAGTTTAATAGTTATAGACATCCTTATTGTAGTCCTCACCAAGAGACATTGGTGAAATCCAATTTTGCTATTGAAACTTTAATAACTAATGATATAAACAGGCAACTGATTATAATACCATAGCTAAACTTTTACCAGATGTTATTATTCAACCAACATGTAGGAAGAGCACACTTAACTCTTCATGTGATAATTAAGAGATTAtagcattttaaaataagatagaAAATAGCTGCATCTACCAAACATGTCTAATTCAATgccttaaaataaatcttgatctattcatattattttttatagaaaagaaCATAGATTAATTATGAATCTACTTTGTCGGGTTTTTCAAACAGCTAAGATATATTTAactgtaatgaaataaaacaaattatttgataacatTGTTTTACTATTCATcacatatgtaatataatcaaTCAGTCTTTAAATAccatcattttatttacaaaatgataaCAGTTCCATAACATCATAAGGATAATACTACATTATCAGCTATCccgttttgttttttataaaatactttatggaaacctgtttattttataataagagtTTGAAATTCATTATTGTGTTATCTAATTGTTATACATAAATTGGGACAAAGTTTCACATAATgtcttaaattgtttaattgacTTTGACTAACTAACTTATGATTGTTTACTAATAACCATTCATCTGAGCCATCACAACAATCACAAATTCCATCATTAAGTTTTCCAGATGGTATAGAATTTATTGAAGATTTTGGAAATTGAGTATCACAATAAAAAGTTCCCATAGGACAAGCACTTGTACTGGGTTCATCTGTTCCATCATCACAATCACAGAAGTCATCATTAATGTTTTCAAATGGTACATATTGTTCTGTGTTACGGCATTTAAACAGATTTTTCGAGTTAGGCCTGTAGTCCTTAACTTGAGTAAAATATACACCTCTTAACACGCCGTGttcatttacatatttatcttGATCTGAGCGCACATGTATTAATTGTTTCACACTTTTGTGGTCCATAACTgggataattttattactaaagctTTTATCGGAAGATATtgctagaaaaaaatacatttgataAATTATGAAGCTGCTTGCCGACAACGCAGATAACAACAAGAccgtttttttctttaatgtcAACATTCTTCTATACATGTTATGGAACtaagaaaaaacaaacttaaagTCTAAGGCAAATAATGTTATCAATCACTATTATGACTTAAATCTCAGAAATATCACGTTTATTCCATAAATGctattatagtaatatttatttttactttttgaatcaataatcaattatcaAATGTAATAGCAGTGTCCAGTGATGCCAACTTCTACAGAATGTTCCCCCTAGAACCAACATCAAATACCCCTAAATATCGGTTAAAAACccttaaagtttttatttgaaaggtaatttcaaatacagtatatttttatacatttgtataGAATCGtgcgttattaataaaattaaatttcttgtATAATGTAGCCCCTTAAAAATTCTCCTAAATAAATGTACCTCCTACATAACCCCAAGGCATCTTGTTTCTCCTTAAATTTGGGGGAATTTCACCTAAGTTGTCATCATTATCTATAGTTTGGTGTCTGCCTGACAGTAATAAATAGTACAAATAATTCATGGACAGATAGAAAATAGTAGACGGTAGATTCCAACGTTAATATTTAAGAGAAAATAGAGGGATgccaaaataaaaactaagttTTGACTGAATATATTTCTTGTCTCCTTTGTCCATGGTGCAACCACAACAAGCTTTCcgtatacatatttttctaaacGGTCTCTATGATATTCATACCTATAATACGATAAACAGGTAATCGCATGGTTGTGTGACAAGATTCAGA comes from the Pieris brassicae chromosome 4, ilPieBrab1.1, whole genome shotgun sequence genome and includes:
- the LOC123709083 gene encoding FK506-binding protein 59, translated to MTVDEGIDITKAGDRGVLKRIIKEGEGTDTPGAGCQVTVHYTGTLLDGSKFDSSKDRNEPFEFNLGKGTVIKAWDIGVATMKKGEVCVLTCAPEYAYGAQGSPPKIPPNSTLQFEIEMINWKAEDLSPAKNKGILRHIIEQGSGSDYPNDGSQVTVELEGKYGDKVFDTRTVTFTLGEGTEHNVCEGIERALEKFLKDEKSRLIIQPKYAFKSEGNKELGVPPNTPVEYLVKLLSFEKAKESWSMDGDEKLEQAKLVKEKGTDYFKGNKYLLAIKKYKKVVSLVEDMPEDTSESEENKSQAKELLISAHLNLALVHLKASPPHHYEAKDHATKALKLDGKNVKGLFRRGQALLGIGEAERAMEDFRAIVEMEPENKAAAKQVLLCRNTLQKQKQREKQMYANMFDKFAKHDTQVEKERAEAEVDVIGEKVGEWGKGEGEWTDEQRDRKPTDFEKENPNILLLDKDGQFENM